One window of the Osmerus mordax isolate fOsmMor3 chromosome 2, fOsmMor3.pri, whole genome shotgun sequence genome contains the following:
- the LOC136963344 gene encoding DDB1- and CUL4-associated factor 1-like, producing the protein MDAPVVEAVDAKAELTSLLETWEHEQQGSTDNLVSTLTKISELIEKETEEYHKADPDPFDDRHPGRADPECMLGHLLKILFKNDDFTNALLNSYVMTSRELCLNTAACRLLQNIMPGLETAVVFQEKEGLVEKLFSWAREAERPLCTYATGLLARAMENQEIAANYREENSALVPLMVQRLRELLDKEDQDHQGLKKTEKPPDSLPPEEEAAEKEEGQSPRKEEESSRERPVFNARSRPSFQLGLAQKTSSRVAGSVKPTPDPLYLAATPELSLGEAEARPATTGVLGKRKAPLRENGRKAKQKLNFLSEPEAGAEAGAGAEAGAGAGPDSGQELERSASEQLVNSSWSEMSSWVIGNNYRLFPLTPAMEQRLILQYLTPLGDYQELLAVFMQLDTRELLMHYIDLKHSSDVQLTFEALLYLASLLLHKKFAAEFISHGGVQKLLEIPRPSMAATGVSLCLYYLAYNQDAMERVCMLQDWVLSDMVAYALWLLECSHASGCCHATMFFSISFSFRAVLQLFDQQDGLRRLVNLVSTLEIMRSAEEQVSVLSDDQVFSSRQTAKHTCMALRRYFEAHLACKVEQVKQSLQRSEGGALVHPQPFFKACTYSREQVVEMMEFLIECGPSELQWEPVEVFHKLTCIPLMLQLISIACDWRTYYGRSDTVRYALDILAILTVVPKVQLVLAETVDVFDEGGSTVCTVGMSIILGVAEGEAFVSDAEIQKSALQVITNCVCAPDQSRSAVGIYLAATPLRPQLHPHQAPAAPESVLSKMWQVVQSNNGIKVLLSLLTVKMPITDADLIRALACKALVGLSRCGAVRQIIGKLPLFSGGQLQQLMKEPVLQDKRSEHVRFCRYAAELIERVSGRPLLIGTDASLARLQRASVVAQSRITFPEKELLMLIRNHLVAKGLLDTASALTREAQLPSSALLAPFSHPCASPYPALAGGLLSSSSSSAALPRTPRLANGVAAHLGAHAGQSAAASSASASVLPQPHPSSAAAPPHGQGLPLVGRILFSRERPGCSPPECVGRKPRVLRQKSDHGAFIQSPAMKKQLDRHLPSPPALDGIITEYLREQHARCRNPVTTCPPFSLFTPHQCPEPKQRRQAPTNFTMRLSNRVLYPKYGGVDGGSLDRHLIFSRFRPMSVFRQAEESVSVFTCCAFSARERFLMLGTCTGHLKLYNIYTGLEEASYSCHSHSYSTITHLEPARDGSLLLTSSAWSIPMSALWSMDSVFVMKHSFLEDNYVEFSKLCQDRVIGTKDQIANIYDIHTGQKTLTLNDAGLASNYKRNCATFDPTDELVLNDGVMWDVRSARAVHKFDKFNMNVSGVFHPNRLEVIINTEIWDLRTFHLLHTVPALDQCRVVFNNNATVMYGAMMQDAEDVDVRVMGIDQQMKSPFGSSFRTFDATDYKPIATVDVKRNIFDLCTDTKDCYLAVIENQDPPSMDTVCRLYEVGRQRLAEEGDEDEDQDDDDQDDDDDEDSDDEDDDDLDDLDLDTDPLMAELANANGEDGGHLDSSPSDDEVVARLLESIGDDDDDDDDDSDANLLDLENSDSSDSSGNTDTSDLEDQLLLSFDD; encoded by the exons ATGGATGCTCCTGTGGTGGAGGCGGTGGATGCCAAGGCAGAGCTGACCTCCCTGCTGGAGACATGGGAGCACGAGCAGCAGGGCAGCACCGACAACCttgtctccaccctcaccaa AATCTCtgagctgattgagaaggaaACAGAGGAGTATCACAAAGCAGACCCTGATCCATTTGATGATCGCCACCCAG GAAGAGCAGACCCAGAGTGCATGCTGGGACATCTACTCAAGATCCTGTTCAAGAACGATGACTTTACCAACGCA cTGCTGAACAGCTACGTGATGACTAGCAGAGAGCTGTGTTTGAACACGGCTGCCTGTCGCCTGCTGCAGAACATCATGCCCGGTCTGGAGACTGCTGTGGTCTTCCAGGAGAAA GAGGGCCTGGTGGAGAAGCTGTTTTCTTGggccagggaggcagagaggccccTGTGTACCTATGCTACAGGCCTGCTGGCCAGAGCCATGGAGAACCAGGAGATCGCTGCCAACTACCGTGAAGAAAACTCTGCTCTG GTGCCACTTATGGTGCAGCGGCTACGTGAGCTGCTGGACAAGGAGGACCAGGATCATCAGGGGCTGAAGAAGACTGAGAAGCCCCCGGACTCCCTGCCCCCTGAAGAAGAGGcggcagagaaggaggaggggcagagtccgaggaaagaggaggagagcagcagagaAAGACCAGTGTTCAATGCCAGATCCAGACCGTCTTTCCAACTGGGTTTAGCCCAGAAGACCAGCAGCCGTGTGGCTGGCAGTGTGAAGCCCACCCCAGACCCTTTGTACCTGGCTGCCACCCCAGAGCTGAGCCTGGGGGAGGCTGAGGCCAGGCCGGCCACTACGGGAGTCCTTGGAAAGAGGAAAGCTCCGTTAAGGGAGAACGGGAGGAAGGCCAAACAGAAACTGAACTTCCTCTCCGAGCCTGAGGCCGGggctgaggccggggctggggccgaggctggggcCGGAGCCGGCCCGGACTCtgggcaggagctggagaggagtgCCAGCGAGCAGCTGGTTAACAGCAGCTGGTCTGAGATGAGCTCCTGGGTGATAGGGAACAATTACCGTCTgttccccctcacccccgccaTGGAACAACGCCTCATCCTCCAATACCTCACCCCACTGGGGGACTACCAGGAG CTGCTGGCTGTCTTCATGCAGTTGGACACCAGAGAACTGCTCATGCACTACATCGACCTCAAACACTCCAGCGATGTCCAGCTGACCTTTGAGGCTCTCCTG tacctggcctccctgctcctgcatAAGAAGTTTGCTGCCGAGTTCATCTCTCACGGAGGGGTTCAGAAGCTGCTGGAGATCCCTCGGCCCTCCATGGCAGCTACAggagtctctctgtgtctctactaCCTAGCCTACAACCAGGATGCCATGGAGAGG gtgtgtatgCTGCAGGACTGGGTGCTGTCGGACATGGTGGCCTACGCCCTGTGGCTCCTGGAGTGCTCCCACGCCTCCGGCTGCTGCCACGCCACCAtgttcttctccatctccttctccttcagagCCGTCCTCCAGCTGTTCGACCAGCAGGACGGACTGCGACGCCTCGTCAACCTG GTCAGCACCCTGGAGATCATGCGGAGTGCCGAGGAGCAGGTGTCTGTGCTGAGCGACGACCAGGTGTTCTCCAGCAGGCAGACGGCCAAGCACACCTGCATGGCCCTGCGCAGGTACTTCGAAGCCCACCTGGCCTGCAAGGTGGAGCAGGTCAAACAGTCCCTGCAGCGCTCCGAAGGGGGCGCTCTCGTTCACCCTCAGCCCTTCTTCAAG GCGTGCACCTACAGTCGTGAGCAGGTGGTGGAGATGATGGAGTTCCTGATCGAGTGCGGTCCTTCTGAGCTCCAGTGGGAGCCCGTGGAGGTTTTCCACAAGCTCACCTGCATACCCCTCATGCTGCAGCTCATCTCCATAGCGTGTGACTGGAGGACCTACTATGGCAG GAGTGACACGGTGCGCTATGCCCTGGACATCCTGGCCATCTTGACGGTGGTCCCCAAAGTGCAGCTGGTCCTCGCGGAGACGGTGGACGTGTTCGACGAAGGCGGCTCCACCGTCTGCACCGTGG gcaTGAGCATCATCTTGGGCGTGGCCGAGGGGGAGGCGTTCGTGAGCGACGCCGAGATCCAGAAGTCGGCGCTGCAGGTGATCACCAACTGCGTCTGCGCCCCCGACCAGAGTCGCTCGGCCGTGGGCATCTACCTGGCCGCCACGCCCCTGCGGCCgcagctccacccccaccagGCGCCCGCCGCCCCGGAGAGCGTGCTGTCCAAGATGTGGCAGGTGGTCCAGTCCAACAACGGCATCAAG GTGCTGCTCTCCCTGCTGACGGTGAAGATGCCCATCACGGACGCAGACCTGATCCGGGCGCTGGCCTGCAAGGCCCTGGTGGGCCTGTCGCGCTGCGGCGCCGTGCGTCAGATCATCGGCAAGCTGCCCCTGTTCAGCGGCgggcagctgcagcagctgaTGAAGGAGCCCGTGCTGCAGGACAAACGCAGCGAGCACGTGCGCTTCTGCCGCTACGCCGCCGAGCTCATCGAGAGGGTCTCGGGCAGGCCCCTGCTCATCGGCACCGACGCGTCGTTGGCCCGTCTGCAGAGGGCCAGCGTGGTCGCCCAATCGCGGATCACCTTCCCCGAGAAGGAGCTGCTGATGCTGATCAGGAACCACCTGGTGGCCAAGGGTCTGCTGGACACGGCCAGCgccctcaccagggaggcccAGCTCCCCAGCTCCGCCCTCCTCGCCCCCTTCTCGCACCCCTGCGCCTCGCCCTACCCCGCTCTCGCTGgcggcctcctctcctcctcgtcctcctccgccGCGCTCCCCAGGACGCCGCGGCTAGCCAACGGCGTCGCGGCGCACCTCGGCGCCCACGCCGGCCAATCGGCCGCCGCCTCGTCCGCCTCGGCGTCTGTCCTGCCGCAGCCGCACCCCTCCTCCGCGGCGGCCCCTCCCCACGGCCAAGGCTTGCCGCTGGTTGGCCGGATCCTGTTCTCGCGGGAGAGGCCGGGGTGCAGCCCGCCCGAGTGCGTGGGGAGGAAGCCCCGCGTGCTGCGCCAGAAGTCCGACCATGGGGCGTTCATCCAG AGCCCAGCCATGAAGAAGCAGCTGGACAGGCACCTGCCCTCGCCCCCCGCCCTGGACGGCATCATCACCGAGTACCTGAGGGAGCAGCACGCTCGCTGCCGTAACCCCGtcaccacctgcccccccttctccctcttcaccccccACCAGTGCCCCGAGCCCAAGCAGAGGCGCCAGGCGCCCACCAACTTCACCATGCGCCTGTCCAACCGCGTGCTCTACCCCAAGTACGGAGGGGTGGACGGGGGCAGCCTGGACAGGCATCTCATCTTCAGCAG GTTCCGTCCCATGTCGGTGTTCCGGCAGGCGGAGGAGAGCGTGAGCGTGTTCACCTGCTGCGCGTTCTCGGCGCGTGAGCGCTTCCTGATGCTGGGCACGTGCACGGGCCACCTGAAGCTCTACAACATCTACACCGGCCTGGAGGAGGCCAGCTACAGCTGCCACAGTCACAGCTACAGCACCATCACACACCTGGAGCCCGCCagg GATGGCTCGTTGCTCCTCACTTCGTCTGCCTGGAGCATCCCCATGTCAGCCCTCTGGAGCATGGACTCTGTCTTCGTCATGAA GCACTCGTTCTTGGAGGACAACTATGTGGAGTTCAGCAAGCTCTGTCAGGACCGAGTCATTGGCACCAAAGACCAGATAGCGAAC ATCTACGACATCCACACGGGCCAGAAGACCCTGACCCTGAACGACGCAGGATTGGCCAGCAACTACAAGAGGAACTGCGCGACCTTCGACCCCACCGACGAACTGGTGCTGAACGACGGCGTGATGTGGGACGTGCGCTCGGCGAGGGCCGTCCACAAGTTTGACAAGTTCAACATGAACGTCAGCGGCGTGTTTCACCCCAACAGACTGGAGGTTATCATCAACACTGAGATC TGGGACTTGAGGACGTTCCATCTGCTCCACACTGTGCCAGCCCTGGACCAGTGCAGGGTGGTCTTCAACAACAACGCCACAGTCATGTATGGAG CCATGATGCAGGATGCCGAGGACGTGGATGTCAGGGTGATGGGCATCGACCAACAGATGAAGAGTCCCTTCGGTTCCTCCTTCAGAACCTTTGACGCCACAGACTACAAGCCCATTG CCACAGTTGATGTCAAAAGGAACATTTTCGACCTGTGTACAGACACTAAAGACTGCTACCTAGCTGTCATTGAG AACCAGGACCCTCCCAGCATGGACACAGTGTGTCGTCTGTATGAGGTGGGCCGACAGCGGCTGGCAGAAGAAGGGGACGAGGACGAGGATCAG GACGACGACGATcaggacgacgacgacgacgaggaTTCGGACGACGAAGATGACGACGACCTAGATGACCTGGATCTGGACACGGACCCTCTCATGGCTGAATTAGCCAATGCCAACGGGGAGGACGGCGGGCATTTAGACTCCTCCCCCTCGGATGACGAAGTGGTGGCTCGGCTCCTGGAATCTATCGGCGAtgatgacgacgacgacgacgacgactcgGACGCCAACTTGCTGGACCTGGAGAACA gtGACAGCTCCGACAGCTCGGGCAACACTGACACCTCCGACCTGGAGGaccagctcctgctctcctttGATGACTGA